TTTGCAGTGGGGGATTTGAACCACCATGCGGCTTTCCATTTGTCGGCCGCGCTCAGCCCTTCGTCAGCCGAGTTGAAAGAACAAGGCCGAACCTTGATGGAGCACTACGTCTCGCTGGTCGCCGGGCGCAAGGCCGATATTTTGCATTTTGGCGGTTTTCTGGCGGCGGACGGCTACTTTGGGGTTTCCACTTTTGTCAACCCAGTGACGGGCTTGGGCATCGAGGTGATCGGTTGCCTCAAATCGAACACCGCACTGCACTACCCGCCACCGCCGGTGGCAACAGGCAAAAAAGGGAAGGGGCGACCGCGCGTCAAAGGCGACAAAATCCGTTGGGCCGCTCTTGACGAACAACTTTTGCCGCTGATTTGCCAAGACTCAGACAAGAAAGTCCGGGCGGGCAAGGGCTGGGTCAAGTGCCTCAAACGAATCGTCATGCTTGTCTCGGTGGAGTACCTCCGGGCAGATGGCTCCGTTCAAAGTCACAAACTCTATTTTTGCACCGACACCGAAAAAGACTGGGGCTGGATATTGGAGCGGTACGCCCTGCGCTTCCAAATCGAGTTCGTCTTCCGCGATGACAAGCAATTTGCCGGGCTCGCCCATGGCCAAAGCACCGACAAAACCAAACTGGAAAACCACTTCAACCTCGCGCTCGGGGCGGTATCGGTGGCCAAGGCGGCCCACTGGCTGCCCGTCAACAAAGAAGAGCGAGGCCCTTTCTCGATGGTAGAACTGAAAACATACTACCATAACCTGGCGCTGCTTGAACGATTTTCGACCGCCTTGAACCTCAACCCAACCGAAACAAAAAACAACCCTAAAACCAAAGAACTCTTATTCTCAACAAGTTATGTCCAATTGGC
This genomic interval from Saprospiraceae bacterium contains the following:
- a CDS encoding transposase, which translates into the protein MLTMPWRINFKQMARWSGRNEGTIHNWFGRDLELVGFQRSLIDKFGSGSYCVFFDPSYISKSGKHSPSLGHFWSGQAGAVKRDLEIGAFAVGDLNHHAAFHLSAALSPSSAELKEQGRTLMEHYVSLVAGRKADILHFGGFLAADGYFGVSTFVNPVTGLGIEVIGCLKSNTALHYPPPPVATGKKGKGRPRVKGDKIRWAALDEQLLPLICQDSDKKVRAGKGWVKCLKRIVMLVSVEYLRADGSVQSHKLYFCTDTEKDWGWILERYALRFQIEFVFRDDKQFAGLAHGQSTDKTKLENHFNLALGAVSVAKAAHWLPVNKEERGPFSMVELKTYYHNLALLERFSTALNLNPTETKNNPKTKELLFSTSYVQLAA